The DNA region GTGGTCGAGCAGGAAGGCGTAGAGCGGCGCGGCCACGCATCTGTGGTGGGCGAACGACCTGCCGGTGGTGAAACCGCTCGGGCCGTCCAGCCGGGCGCCGTGCTCGACGAGCAGCGTCAGTATGTCCACCGAACGCCGCACCACGGCCGCCGGATCGGAGTCGCTGAACGCCACGGCCCACCCGGCGGGCGGGACACCGTTCTTGTCGACGGCGTGCACATCGGCGCCGCACTCCAGCAGCGCCCGTACGACCTCCGGGCACGGCAGCGGGCCGTCGCTGTTGTACGGGGCCTTCACCGCCCGGTGCAACGCGGTGGCGCCGTCCTCGTCGCGCGCCGAGACATCCGCCCCGTCCGCGATCAGGGAACGGACCAGGGTGGCCTGCTCCAGGGCGTCGCCGCCATGGGCAGGGGTGACAGCAGCAAGAAGGGATTCACTCATCGATTCACTCACAGTGAGGACCATAGGACGTGCCTCTGACAGTGGGCCGGGCCTGCCGGCCTTCACCACGTGGGGCACATCAAAGTCGGCCGTAGGCCGCGATCAGGCCGGTTCCGCGAGTTTCCGTAGCCGATTGGGGAGTTCTACTGATGCCCTCGCCGGACGTAGTAAGGAAATCCCCACGTACTCGGCGCCCACGGGCCGAGGTCGGGACCGGGGAGGGCCCGGGGCCGGTCCGGGAAGGACGATCGGTCGGCACAGGGCGCCGCGTCCCGGTCATATCCCGTTGGGGAACGGATCCTCCTGCCGGGCGCGGTCGAGCATTCTGCGCAGGAACTCCACGAAGGGGATGCCGCCGTCCATCCGGTCCGGCTCCTCGTCGTGGTACCAGACGTGGACGCGGTCGTCACCCTCGTGCTGGAGCGAGAGCAGAACGAAGTTCGCGTACCCGTCATGGCCACTTCCACGTCGAGGTCGAGCACGTCCGGACGCTCACCGCTGCGGTAGAGGGCCGCCGCGCGCAGCCCGAGTGCGGCCATCGAAGGCGCCGCGTGCCGCGCCCCCTTCTCCACCTGCTGCCCCGCGTACTCCCAGCCGCTGAACGCGTCGTGACGGCTCTTGTCGCGCGCCTCGGCGAAACAGCGAGCCGCGTCGAACGGCGGCACCGCAGCCAGCCAGCACGGCCCCCGGTCGAGCCCCTCGGTCAGATGGTCCGGATTGACCCGCGCCCGGGTGGAATACACCTTGCCGCGCTGCTCCTCGGTCCACGTCACCGGCCACACGTTCCTCCCACAGCAATCCGCAGCAATCGAACTGGTTTCCCGCACCCGCACCGACAGTCTGGTCCGATGGCACTCCGACGTCCCGTCGCCCGTCCCCTGTCGAGCGAGGCTCAGTGAAACTACGCAACTCGACCCGCACTCCACGGCACGGAGGCCCTCCGGGACGCTCGGCCGAGGAGCGTCCCGGTCCGCGTCCGGCCGACGGCACTGGTCACGAGGGCGGCGGCGTGCCCGGTGCCGTAACCCTGTGGCGGGCCACCAGGGTGGCGAGGGCCGCGCGGGACGGGACGCCCGTCTTGCGGTAGACGCAGGCGATGTGGCTCTCGACCGTGCGCGGACTGAGGCAGAGCCGGGAGGCCACGGCCTGGTTGGTGAGACCCTCTGCGACCAGTTCCGCTATCTCCCGTTCCCGTGAGGTCAGTTGGGCCAGCCCGGCGGCCGGTCCGGACGGCTCCGCCGACCCGTCCGTGTCACCCAGCACCTCCGGACGCTGCTGGTCGGCCAGGGCGACCAGCAGCGTGGCCCCGCCCTCGGCGGCCTGCCGACGGGCACGGCGCCACATGGCGGCCGCGCCGGCGCCGTCACCGGCGGCCCTGGTGAACGCGGCGCCGAACAGCAGGCTCTGGGCCTCCCGGAGGGTCGCCCCGGACAGCGCGCTCTCCCGGGCGGCTTCGGCGAACGCCCGTCCAGCCGCGGCCGGGTCCCCGCGGTGCGCCTCGATCCGGCCGAGGGCGCGCAGCGCCGCGGCCCGGCGGGTCGGCAGGTCGAGCTGTTCGGCCTCCTTGAGGGCGCGTTCGGCCGCGTGTTCGGCTTCTTCCGTCTCGCCGACGGCCAAGGCGGCGGCGACGAGCAGTTCCAGGAACTCGGGCCGCAGCGAGGGCTGCAATCGGGGCAGGTCCCTGCCGCCGCCCGCGTCCAGCAGGACGTCCCGTGCGCGGTGCGGGTCACCGGCGCCCATCGCGGCGAAGGCGAGCAGAGACCGTGCCAGCGTGGACCACCAGCTCTCGCCCGTGCCCTCCGCCGCTGCCGCCGCCTCCTCCGCGGCGGCCAGGACGTCCGGATCGCCCGGCGGGCGGGCCTGCATGAGGAACAGGGACCGGATCGCGAGGGTGAAGCCGAGCAGTTCGCCGCTGCCCAGGGCACGGGCGATGGTCGCGGCCTCGTCGGCCAGCTCCAGCGCCGTGGTGACCCGGCAGGTCAGGAAGTGGGCGTACGCCTTGCACAGCAGGAGCTGCGACAGGACGTAGAACCGGCCGGTCCGCCGGGCGATCTCCGCACCGCGGTCGCTGTGCCGCTCGGCGTCCGTGTACCTGTCGAGCATCACCTCGGTCCAGGCCAGTCTGACCAGGGGCTCGCACAGCCCGGCGAGGTCGCCGTCGGTGAGCGCGTCCGCCAGCCCCGCCGTGGTCCGGGCGAGCCGACGGGCCTCCGCCGTGTCACCCTCGTACGCCTCGCTCATGGCGGCCAGCGTCAGGGCGCCCATCTCGCCGAGTCCGTCACCCAGATCGCGGGCGCCGCGCAACGCCTCGGCCAGTTCTTCCCGTACGTCGGGGAAGCGGGCGACGAACTGCGCGCGGCAGCACCATTCGATGACGAGACCGATCCGCTGGGACGGTGACGGCCCGGGCCTCCGGTCCAGTTCGCGGCGCAGCAGCGCGTCGGCCTCGGCGTAGCGTCCGAGCTGACGCTCGATGACGGCGCACTGCACGACGGCGGAGGTACGGAGCGCGTCCTCGCCGTCCTCGCCGTCCTCGTTGCCGGCGGGCATGTCGATCACTCGGTGGAAGAGGTCTCTGCTCTTCCACAGCGCCCCGGTCGTGCCGAGCGCCCCGGCGCGCATCAGCATCAACTCACGGCGTTTGTCGAGGTGTCCGGGGGTGTTGGGCAGGATCGCGAGGACGGCACCGAGCCAGTGGGCCGAGGCGGCCGGGGCCGTCACGGCGGTCTGTCCGGCGGCGCTGGTCAGGATCGCGGCGGCCTCCGGGTCCCAGCCGGTCAGTGAACGCTCGATGTGGTGCGCCCGCTCGGCGAGGGGTGCGCCGGCCTCGGCCAGTTCGGCCGCCGCCCTGCGGTGGAGCTCCTGCCGCCGCCAGGGATCGGTGCTGTCGTGGACCAGCGCCCGGATCAGCGGGTGGCGCAGTGCCAGACGGCGTCCGGCCTGGTCCGTACGGATCAGATCGCGGCGCATCACCCCGCGCAGGGCCTCGACGACGTCGGGGACGGGTGAGCCGGTGAGAGCGGCGATGAGGTCGGCCGTGGCGTGGTCGCCGAGTACGGCGGCGGCTTCTACGGTGCTGCGCTCAATTGGGTCCAGAGGGGCGAGTTCGTCGAGTAGTAGTGCTTCCAGGCCCGCGGGCGGACCACCGTCCCGGACCGGGGGCCCGGGCAGCCGGGCGGTGCGATGGGCCGTCAGGAGCGCCAGGAAGTACAGCGGGTTGCCCTCGCTCGCGGCGTACATCTCGGCCGCACGCTGCTGCGGCAGGTCGCGGGCCAGTTCCTCGACGCAGTCCCGTTCGTCGAGCGGGCCGAGAGAGATCCGCAGCACCGCGCCGGTGTCGGCCCCGCGCGCCAGCGCCGTGGTGAGCGCCGCCGGGGCCTGGCGGTCGCGGCGCGACACGACGAGCAGGAAGGGGGCCTTCACGGGGTGCCGCACGAGGTGGTCGACGAGTTCCAGGGACGCCGGGTCCGCCCAGTGCAGGTCGTCGAGGACCACGACGAGCCGCGCGCCCCGGATGCGGCGCAGTGCGTCCGCGGTGGCCCGGTAGAGGCAGAAACGGTCCCTGTTCCACGGCTCGCCCGAGGGCTCGGCCCTCCCCCGCAGCACCGGAAGGAGCTCCCGCAGCGACGGGAACACTCTGAGCACCCGCTGGTCGAGGTCGGCGAACGCGTCGGCGAACGGCTGGAACGGGCTGTGCCGTTCGTACTCGGTGGCCCGGCCGCGCAGCACGGCCGCCCCGCGGCGGCGGGCGAGCGTACTGAACTCCGCCAGCAACCGGCTCTTGCCGATACCGGCCTCACCGGTGATGTCGACGAGGGCCGGGCCACCGGCTCCCATGTGCTGCAGGGCTGCGTCGAGCCGGCGGAGCTCGGCTGACCTGCTGACGAACGGCACGCTGTTCGTGCGCCTGCCCGATCCCCTGTACAACTCAACCACCACGATCTCCCTCGGAACGAACGCCGCCACGGCACGCCAGGGCCCCGGTGGCAACGACACGGGGCTGGGCGACTGTCGCTGTCAGGCAGCGTTCTACAGCACGAGTACGACAACGCTGCCCCTTTGTGGCGGGCTCGGCCCGCGCCGGTCAGGGGCGCATGGTGACCGACGTACGGGCAGCACGTCACACTGCTGACCAGTCGCTACGGGACACCCCGACGGCTCCGTAGTAGGTCCTGACCGTTCGAAGCCGCGCTGGCAGCCGGGATGCCCGTCCTGCGCGACACACCCGGGCCGCACCTGGCGGCCTCCGCGGACTAGGTGGCACGGCTGCGGGCCCGGCCCGCGGAGGTCACCGAACTCGACCTTGCGACGCACCGGGCCCTGCGGCAGGACCCGGAACGGGTGCCGCACTGCGCAGGCTCCGGCTCGCGGGCCGGTGGTCCGGCGCTGACCGGCTGCTGGCACGGCTCGGCGAGCTTCCGCATCTGGAGGAACTCGACATCTCGAACATGGCGCTGGCACAACTGCCCGCGGAGATCTGCCTGCTGCGTGGCCTGCAGGTGCTGAACATCGCCGACAACCCCCTGCGGGCCCTGCCCGACCAGCTCGGTGACCTCTCCGAGCTGCGGGTACTGCGTACCTGGAAGCTGTCGTGCCCTCTCCCCGACGCCCTGTCCCGGTTGCCCGCCCTCGAAGAACTCGACCTGTCATGGCTGCACCCGGCACCGGCCGACCGCGTCGAGGCCGACCCGAAGCTCGTCCCGTTCCCGCGACTCGCCACCCGGTTACCAGGATTGCGCAGGCTCAACCTGTCGGTGGCAGTGCTGGATTCGGTCCCCGACGACCTGCTGCTCGCCACCGCGCTGGAGGAGCTGAACCTCGACAGCGCCCTGGGCCGGGTGGAGCGGCTGCCCGACCTGTCACGGCTGCCACGACTGCGCGTCCTGCGTATGAACGGCAACAGCGGCAACGCCGACCACTCCCCCGGCCACCGCCTGCTCGACCGCGTGTGGGCGATCACCACGCTCGAAGAGCTGGAAATCAGCCGCTGGGGCGAGCAGACCCGGTACAAAGAACGGACCGGAAGCAGGAAAGGGATCCGGCCGCCCTTGACCCTGCCGGACGACGCCTTCGCCCGGCTGTCCCGCCTGCGGGTACTGGACCTGGGGTTCAACGGCCTGACGACGCTGCCCGAGTAGTTCTACGCGCTCACCGAACTCGAGGACGTCACCATCGACTTCGGCCTTCTGGACCCGCCCGTCCGGCAGCGGCTCGCCGCCCTCGCCCGCAGCGAGCCCGACAACCCCACCCGCGACTGGATCCGCGCCGTACAGGTCAAGCTGTTCCTCAAGGCGGACCGTACGGACGACGCCTACCAGGCCGCCAACCGGACCCTCGCCCGCCGCCCGGACTTCCGCGGCCTCACCGACGTCGCCGCCTCAGCCGGCTACCGGACCTGGCGAGGCGACGCCGCCTGACGGCGCGTTGAGGCCGCCGACGGCTTCCCGTCAGTCCCGTCGGCCCACCACCGGTGCCCGCCGCGTGCGGCACCACCGGAACGAGACCGCAAGAAGACCCCAAGATGAATGGAGCAGAGCGTTGATACACGACAGCCTGGCGATCCTCCGCCGCGCCGCCGGGGACGGAACCGTCACGATCTCGGCATCGGAGCCTGCCTCGGCCGAGGCCGTAGCGAACCGGGAAACGGGCCTTGAGCCGCACTTCGGGCCGTGCTTGCGGGCGCGGATGGGCGGTTGGTGGATCCGGGGTTTCTGGTGAATGCCGACCCGGAGGAGTTGCTGGGGCTGGTGGATGCGGCTTCGGGGCCTGTTGGGCGGCTGGTGGGGGCGGTGTACCGGCGTCCGGTCGCCGTCACCGGCAGCGGGGACGGGACGGTGCGCGTGTGGGACCTGACCACCGGCCGGCCGTCCGGACCGGAGTTGGTGTTCCCTGCGGAGGTGTACGCGGTGGCTGTCACTTTGGATGGCCGGCTGGTGGTGGGGTTCGGCCATGAGGTGGCGGTGCTGGCCCGCTGCTGACCAGGCCCCGCGCGGTGCACCCCGGGGGTGTCCCACACAGTGTTCTCATAAGCGGCGGTGCGGGCGTACGTCCCAGCGGTGGGACGAACGCCCGAACCTCCGCCCATGAACCCCGCCTGTCCGCGCACGATCGATCCATCCGGCCGAATCCTGGTCCGCGGGCCGGTATCGCTGGTGCCCTTCGAGGCCACGATGACCTCGGCGACGCCATCACGGAATGGCCGAACGGCCCTGAACTTGGTGCCGTACGGGATCCGCCAGGTGCCCGACCTGTCTATCAGCCCGTACACGCCGTGAACACCGCAGCATACGCCGGGGCCCACCCAGAACAGGTCGAGGTCTTCGGTGGTGTACGCGGCCTGGTCGTAGGAGCCGCCCAGCGAGTATCCGAGCAGGCAGTAAGGATCATCTGGGTCAATGCCAGCCATGCGCGGCTCTTCGACACCCTTGCCGTAAGCCATTCGCAGTTCGGCTACCTTCGCATCGTCGAACTCGGCGATGTGCTGCTCGTGCCGATCCATCTCCGCGTTGAACCATTCGGTGAACGTACCCGCCACGTCCTCGGGCGCACCGTCAGAACCGATCCACACGGCGATCTTGTCCTCGTCCCCGGCTGGACCGAACGAGTAGCCCGCGTAATCGGGCAAGTCCCAGCTGGCGAAGAGCGCGTGCGGACACCGGGTTGGCTGGTCCTTGACAGGACGGCGGCGCTCCGGGCGGGGTCGAAGTCCTGTACACCGGGTCGATCGCGGGAAGGGTGGGCGTTGGCGAGTGCGGCCGCTGCCGGACGTCGGCAGGGAAGCAGTCGCACTGCCGACGCAGCGGCGGGGCAACTCGTCGCTGTCTCGGGCTCCGTGCCTCCACGGCTATGCGGAGCCCGCGGACGCGGGCCGGACGGCTCGGCTCTGAAAGGGGCCGCAACGCGAGTGCCAGAAATCATCTCAATGGGTGACGTCACCTGCGGGGGTGCACTGCCACTTTCAGATGCCTCGGTCACTTTCAGGCGGTGGTTGACCAGGCGTGACTCATCGTGGCCCTCGGCCAGCTGCTCACGACTCGAGACCTCCGTGAGGCCTCGTACTCCCTGCAGCGGAAGCTGAAGCTGCGGAAGGTCCAGCTCTACGACGCGCGTCACTGGTGCCTCACGTTTCTCGCCGTCAACGGCGTGCCGGACATCATCCTCGCCGTATGGGTCGGGCATGCCAACGCCAATTTCACCAAGCGGGTGTACGTCCATCCGAGCCACGAGGACCTCCGCGTCGCCTCGGACCGCCTCACTTCTCTACTCGGTTTCAGTGAGGGCGAAGCAGCCTGATGATCAAGACGTCTAGAGATTGTGAGACATCCGCCCTCAGCGAACAGCCAAAATAGCCTCTGACCTGGGACTTTCGTGGATCACCAGGATCGCGCTCCCATCATAACCTTCTGTACGTCCTGTACATTTTTTACGGAAGCTTGCAGACCCCCGTGCAGACCCCGCAGGAGAGGCATCGCCATGCTGTTCCGTCCCACCGCCCGTCACGTACTGCCCGAGTTCACCGAGCGCACCACCAACGGGAGCCGCACCCTCGACCCGTACTCCAAGCTGCTCGCCGAGCGGATCGTCTTCCTCGGCACCCCGGTGGACGACACCGCGGCCACCGATCTGATCGCGCAGTTCATGTACCTGGAACACGACGCCCCGGACCGGCCCGTATCGCTCTACATCAACTCCCCCGGCGGCTCGTTCGGGGCCATGGCCGCGATCTACGACACGATGCAGTACCTCGCCTGCGAGGTGGAGACCTACTGCCTCGGCCAGGCCGGTTCCTGCGCCTCCGCGCTGCTCGCCGCGGGCGCTCCCGGCCGGCGGCACGCACTGCCCGGCGCGAGGGTCGTCGTGCGGCAGCCCGAGCTCACCGAGCCGGTGCAGGGCCAACCGTCCGATCTGGAGATCGAAGCGCAGGAACTGGAACGGGTCCGCAGGATGCTCATCGCCCTGTTGGCCCGTCACACGGGCCGCGACGCCGAGCAGATCGCCGACGACACCGAACGCGACCTCATTCTCGACGCGGCGGGTGCCAAGGCGTACGGACTGGTGGACCACGTCCTGGAGAACCGGAATTCCTCACTCCCCCCGCACGGCGCGAGGTGAACACCCGATGCAGCCGCCGGAGTTCCCGCCGCTTCCCGCACTGACGTGCGCCGAGGGGGAGTTCATCGACCGCTACCTCGAAGTCCTCGACCAGGTCGGCCGGATCAACCCGGCCCGTGGCAGCGACACCTACGGCGCGCTGCGCGCCGCACAGGCCCTTGTCTCGCAGGCAGGGGCACTGCGGGACGCCCTCGCGTTGATGCACGAGCGCGGCGAGGCACGGATCCACGCCGCCACACTCGCCCGGGCGCTGCGCGTACTGGACGGGGAACGGCGGGCCGGACGCGTCACCGTACCCCCCGCTCCGGCGAGTTGACCGACTTCCGCGCTCCGCGCGCACGGCTGGGTTCGGCCAACTCCCTTCGTCCCGGCATCCGGCGGCCTTCACCCAACTCCCGTACCCGACACGCCCGACGCGTCCATGGAAAATCCTCGCTCGTTCGGCGTAGGGAGTCCCCCTCACGAGGGATGGCTCAATTTGCGTTTTCCGCGTGGACAGTGGGCGGAATCCACCCTTCCGCCCCTGGTACGGAAGCGGCCCGAATCACCGGCGGAGCGTCGAAAATCATCATGTCCACCCGAACGGATCAGTCGTGAGGAGCCTCACATATCCCTGTTTCAGCTCGGAAATCCGGCAGTCGGTGAGTCAAGATCCCTGGGACGACAAGCCCCCGCCACCGCGGCGGGGCGGTCCGGGCGGACGCCGAGTCCTGCCGCCGCCCGGATGCCTGGTCGACATAAGTGGATCGGCAGGAGTGGAGGACCCGAGCACCACGGGTCGACCTGAACACCGGTCGACCCTCGGGGTGAAGCCGCCGCACGCGGCCGGGCAACTTCGCCAGCCCGAACCCGACAGGTCATCCTTCACAGGCGGCTGACGAAGGGTTGCGCATGACTGCGCAGGTTCATGTCCCGTCTCTGCTCGTCCGGGCCGGTACGGCCTCGGTTCTGACGCTCGCCGCCGTCGGCGGCACCATGTTCGTCCCGGGCGCCACGACGGATGCCCAGGCGGCGACTCTGTCGATGAAGGCGCT from Streptomyces sp. NBC_01591 includes:
- a CDS encoding leucine-rich repeat domain-containing protein, which gives rise to MRRLRLAGRWSGADRLLARLGELPHLEELDISNMALAQLPAEICLLRGLQVLNIADNPLRALPDQLGDLSELRVLRTWKLSCPLPDALSRLPALEELDLSWLHPAPADRVEADPKLVPFPRLATRLPGLRRLNLSVAVLDSVPDDLLLATALEELNLDSALGRVERLPDLSRLPRLRVLRMNGNSGNADHSPGHRLLDRVWAITTLEELEISRWGEQTRYKERTGSRKGIRPPLTLPDDAFARLSRLRVLDLGFNGLTTLPE
- a CDS encoding ATP-dependent Clp protease proteolytic subunit, whose protein sequence is MFRPTARHVLPEFTERTTNGSRTLDPYSKLLAERIVFLGTPVDDTAATDLIAQFMYLEHDAPDRPVSLYINSPGGSFGAMAAIYDTMQYLACEVETYCLGQAGSCASALLAAGAPGRRHALPGARVVVRQPELTEPVQGQPSDLEIEAQELERVRRMLIALLARHTGRDAEQIADDTERDLILDAAGAKAYGLVDHVLENRNSSLPPHGAR
- a CDS encoding helix-turn-helix transcriptional regulator translates to MVELYRGSGRRTNSVPFVSRSAELRRLDAALQHMGAGGPALVDITGEAGIGKSRLLAEFSTLARRRGAAVLRGRATEYERHSPFQPFADAFADLDQRVLRVFPSLRELLPVLRGRAEPSGEPWNRDRFCLYRATADALRRIRGARLVVVLDDLHWADPASLELVDHLVRHPVKAPFLLVVSRRDRQAPAALTTALARGADTGAVLRISLGPLDERDCVEELARDLPQQRAAEMYAASEGNPLYFLALLTAHRTARLPGPPVRDGGPPAGLEALLLDELAPLDPIERSTVEAAAVLGDHATADLIAALTGSPVPDVVEALRGVMRRDLIRTDQAGRRLALRHPLIRALVHDSTDPWRRQELHRRAAAELAEAGAPLAERAHHIERSLTGWDPEAAAILTSAAGQTAVTAPAASAHWLGAVLAILPNTPGHLDKRRELMLMRAGALGTTGALWKSRDLFHRVIDMPAGNEDGEDGEDALRTSAVVQCAVIERQLGRYAEADALLRRELDRRPGPSPSQRIGLVIEWCCRAQFVARFPDVREELAEALRGARDLGDGLGEMGALTLAAMSEAYEGDTAEARRLARTTAGLADALTDGDLAGLCEPLVRLAWTEVMLDRYTDAERHSDRGAEIARRTGRFYVLSQLLLCKAYAHFLTCRVTTALELADEAATIARALGSGELLGFTLAIRSLFLMQARPPGDPDVLAAAEEAAAAAEGTGESWWSTLARSLLAFAAMGAGDPHRARDVLLDAGGGRDLPRLQPSLRPEFLELLVAAALAVGETEEAEHAAERALKEAEQLDLPTRRAAALRALGRIEAHRGDPAAAGRAFAEAARESALSGATLREAQSLLFGAAFTRAAGDGAGAAAMWRRARRQAAEGGATLLVALADQQRPEVLGDTDGSAEPSGPAAGLAQLTSREREIAELVAEGLTNQAVASRLCLSPRTVESHIACVYRKTGVPSRAALATLVARHRVTAPGTPPPS